The following coding sequences are from one Candidatus Melainabacteria bacterium window:
- the ybeY gene encoding rRNA maturation RNase YbeY, with the protein MGAVHVSNKQRKVPIDTKKWTKTFDLLFHEVCANLREDTARHISKKQLKLIAERGSIELMFVGNKKIQELNEQFRSKDAATDVLSFPLIFDGEAANFPPDFGQESIELGEIVISIDRAIEQADDFRHSLDREICFLFVHGVLHVLGFDHITRAQEKDMFSRQKAVLGAAGVTR; encoded by the coding sequence ATGGGCGCGGTTCACGTAAGCAATAAGCAGCGCAAGGTACCTATAGATACGAAAAAGTGGACTAAAACATTCGATCTGCTCTTTCATGAGGTCTGTGCCAATTTAAGAGAGGATACAGCCCGGCACATCTCGAAAAAACAGTTGAAATTGATCGCCGAACGGGGCTCCATCGAGCTTATGTTCGTTGGCAATAAGAAGATTCAGGAGCTGAACGAACAGTTTCGCAGCAAAGATGCTGCTACCGACGTGCTTTCGTTCCCTTTGATATTTGATGGCGAAGCGGCGAATTTTCCGCCCGACTTTGGTCAAGAGAGTATTGAATTGGGCGAAATCGTCATTTCAATTGACAGAGCCATCGAGCAGGCTGATGATTTCCGGCACAGCCTCGATCGCGAGATCTGCTTTTTATTTGTTCATGGAGTGTTACACGTGCTTGGCTTCGACCACATCACCAGGGCACAGGAAAAAGACATGTTCTCGCGCCAGAAGGCAGTGCTAGGCGCTGCCGGAGTAACCCGCTAG
- a CDS encoding diacylglycerol kinase family protein, producing MKSLGVPKGKVAQHRSRTVDLMETGVSPESLESAYTEPSAAAQVSTIVPQAWHRKTGPAITMIESFYHAFHGIWIGLKEERNVRIHFSLVLVVTVLGLWLKVSTQDWISLIVAMSIVVSAEFVNTSLEHLVDISSNNEYHESARYAKDTAAAAVLIASVAAAAIGMIVFVPKLLALLAH from the coding sequence TTGAAATCGCTAGGGGTTCCGAAGGGCAAGGTCGCTCAGCACCGCTCTCGCACTGTTGATCTGATGGAGACAGGTGTATCGCCCGAGAGCCTAGAGTCCGCCTACACCGAGCCAAGTGCGGCAGCTCAAGTTTCAACCATAGTGCCTCAAGCTTGGCATCGTAAAACTGGACCTGCGATTACTATGATTGAATCTTTTTACCATGCCTTTCACGGCATCTGGATCGGTTTGAAAGAGGAACGCAATGTGCGTATCCACTTCTCACTGGTTCTGGTCGTGACAGTGCTGGGTCTGTGGTTGAAGGTCAGCACTCAAGACTGGATTTCATTGATTGTTGCTATGTCAATTGTCGTTTCTGCGGAGTTCGTCAACACGTCGCTTGAACACCTGGTCGATATTTCGTCAAACAACGAGTATCATGAGTCAGCCCGCTATGCAAAAGATACGGCTGCCGCTGCGGTTTTAATTGCTTCTGTTGCTGCTGCTGCCATCGGAATGATTGTTTTTGTACCGAAACTTTTGGCATTGCTGGCTCACTAA
- a CDS encoding CPBP family intramembrane metalloprotease — MDSIKIDRATLVIFNSFCEGGLLLLATLWCFNRGVNLSDALKPDWLGVSLGVGAGAITALSGFLSLFLAGKTDKNSSIYELRTLVYNHIAPLFSQLTLVDILLIAASTGFCEEIFFRGVLQSELGILGASLLFGMIHCASLVMLPYAMWTFVAGVFLGYLYLWTGSLWAPIWAHAINNFIVIAYFKFRKQQ; from the coding sequence ATGGACAGCATAAAAATTGACCGAGCCACCCTGGTCATATTCAATTCATTCTGCGAAGGCGGTCTACTTTTGCTCGCCACACTCTGGTGTTTCAACAGGGGCGTCAATCTGAGCGATGCATTGAAACCGGACTGGCTCGGAGTTTCATTGGGGGTTGGCGCGGGAGCAATAACGGCGTTGAGCGGGTTCTTATCGCTATTTCTAGCCGGCAAAACTGACAAAAATTCCAGTATCTATGAGCTACGAACACTTGTCTACAACCACATTGCGCCACTTTTTTCCCAATTGACTCTTGTGGACATATTGCTTATCGCAGCCTCGACCGGGTTTTGCGAGGAAATTTTCTTCCGCGGCGTTTTGCAGTCTGAACTGGGAATACTCGGGGCAAGCCTGCTTTTCGGCATGATCCACTGCGCTTCGCTTGTAATGCTGCCTTATGCAATGTGGACATTCGTTGCCGGAGTTTTTCTTGGCTACCTCTATCTCTGGACCGGCTCGTTGTGGGCACCAATCTGGGCGCACGCAATCAACAACTTCATCGTCATTGCTTATTTCAAATTCCGCAAACAGCAGTGA
- a CDS encoding YlxR family protein, producing the protein MDIDQCTHVRICVSCRNKKPQIELIRLTVDHLSGDVKLNNGKSPAHGRSAYLCRSKPCVSQALKGGRLKHALEGRKVKGVTNARSVRLPLEEQLIHDMTGMCTDSEKTCQNTESEEAPE; encoded by the coding sequence ATCGACATAGACCAGTGCACACATGTACGCATCTGCGTATCATGTCGCAACAAAAAACCTCAAATCGAATTAATCCGATTAACGGTCGATCATCTCTCTGGTGACGTAAAGCTTAACAATGGGAAATCACCGGCACATGGTCGCTCAGCCTACCTGTGCCGGTCCAAACCCTGCGTCAGTCAAGCTCTCAAGGGAGGGCGGCTCAAACACGCACTTGAAGGCCGAAAGGTCAAAGGTGTCACCAATGCACGTTCCGTCCGGCTTCCTCTTGAAGAACAACTTATTCACGATATGACCGGTATGTGCACAGATAGCGAAAAAACATGCCAGAATACAGAGAGTGAGGAGGCGCCTGAATGA
- the nusA gene encoding transcription termination/antitermination protein NusA has product MGDKLLEAAEELERDRNIPQEEFISYVCDAIVAAYKKKVPDHDVEGVRAIFDHETGEIGIFAPKEVVDKISNEYHEISLVDAQDLIPDVSVGEVLEIEVTPADFSEFGRIAAQTAKQLMTQRLREAEKELIKKEFEARKGTCTTGQIERIEVISNSRNNVIVNLGRVEGCMPTREQLPGETYRVGNRVRVYVLELRDTGRIPQIIVSQAHPELVRELFELYVPEIEDGTVDIKSIAREAGYRTKIAVHSEDPDVDPVGACIGTRGVRIQNVVAELRNEKIDVIRYSLDPVDYISNALSPARITTVALYEEGPESGGKRAEVIVPDDQLSLAIGRGGQNVRLAAKLTTWKIDIKSESQAGGSFRSLNQTLEDLSPST; this is encoded by the coding sequence ATAGGTGACAAACTACTTGAAGCCGCCGAAGAATTAGAGCGTGATCGCAATATCCCGCAGGAAGAGTTCATTTCATACGTTTGCGATGCCATAGTCGCCGCCTATAAGAAGAAAGTGCCGGACCACGATGTAGAAGGCGTAAGAGCAATCTTCGATCACGAAACCGGTGAAATCGGCATTTTCGCACCAAAAGAAGTCGTTGATAAAATCTCTAACGAATATCACGAAATCAGCCTGGTCGACGCTCAAGACTTGATTCCGGACGTCTCGGTCGGTGAAGTACTTGAAATCGAAGTAACACCCGCCGACTTCTCAGAATTCGGACGAATCGCCGCTCAAACAGCCAAACAGCTGATGACGCAGCGTCTGCGCGAAGCCGAAAAAGAACTGATCAAAAAAGAATTCGAAGCTCGCAAAGGCACTTGCACAACCGGTCAAATCGAGCGTATCGAAGTAATCAGCAACAGCCGCAACAACGTCATCGTCAACCTGGGACGAGTAGAAGGCTGCATGCCCACTCGCGAACAGCTGCCCGGCGAAACCTATCGCGTCGGCAACAGAGTGCGTGTATACGTTCTGGAATTAAGAGACACTGGTCGCATTCCGCAAATTATCGTTTCTCAAGCCCACCCTGAGCTGGTTCGAGAACTATTCGAACTGTACGTTCCGGAAATCGAAGACGGCACAGTCGATATCAAATCAATTGCTCGTGAAGCTGGATACCGCACAAAAATTGCCGTGCATTCAGAAGATCCAGATGTTGATCCGGTAGGAGCATGTATCGGAACCCGCGGTGTAAGAATTCAAAACGTTGTTGCTGAGTTGCGCAATGAAAAGATTGACGTGATTCGCTACTCGCTCGACCCCGTTGATTACATCTCGAACGCCCTCAGCCCGGCCCGTATCACAACAGTTGCACTGTATGAAGAGGGACCCGAAAGCGGCGGCAAGCGCGCAGAAGTGATCGTCCCTGACGACCAGCTCTCGCTCGCTATCGGTCGCGGTGGTCAAAACGTCAGACTGGCAGCGAAACTAACCACTTGGAAAATCGATATCAAGTCTGAAAGCCAAGCTGGTGGGTCATTCCGTTCTCTCAATCAAACCCTTGAGGACCTTAGCCCATCGACATAG
- the mnmE gene encoding tRNA uridine-5-carboxymethylaminomethyl(34) synthesis GTPase MnmE, which yields MNSEETIAAISTAPGTGAIAIVRMTGPQAWTITGKIFCSKKNKPLLDSFKSHSAIHGFIRDERTDQIVDEVVVIPYKGPNSYTGEDLVEINCHGGQIVTSEILSLCLANGARLARQGEFTQRAYLNGRMDLTQAEAVLDVIQAKTGLQSRFAVSALKGELGGQIEKVRVSLVELLSRIVAGLDFPDEVGDLPLDDLEKIVQEAVSELKVLLNTARSGRFLREGVRVAIAGKPNAGKSSLLNQLLKFERAIVTDVPGTTRDSLEELLDINGIPVLLIDTAGIRSTEDQVEQIGIERTRKAIAQSDLVLLVTDVLTGWTEDDQLVLDIVDDRPHITLANKVDAQPNFQVSDLYKSNAQCLGRTAISAKTGSGIETLNEIIEKWVFNDQQLKDAGGSLNARQGELCERALRSLALVQETAENDMPQDCLATDLKMAIDSLYEMSGEMVSEAIITNVFAKFCIGK from the coding sequence ATGAATTCGGAAGAAACTATCGCTGCAATTTCAACTGCACCGGGAACGGGTGCTATCGCAATTGTAAGAATGACGGGTCCGCAAGCCTGGACCATCACGGGAAAAATTTTCTGCTCAAAAAAGAACAAACCGCTCCTGGACTCATTTAAAAGTCACAGTGCAATCCACGGTTTTATCAGGGATGAAAGAACCGACCAGATTGTCGACGAAGTGGTGGTCATTCCTTACAAGGGACCAAATTCTTACACAGGAGAAGACCTGGTTGAAATCAATTGCCACGGAGGGCAGATTGTCACGAGTGAAATCCTGTCACTTTGCCTGGCCAATGGTGCAAGGCTGGCCAGGCAGGGAGAATTTACGCAACGTGCGTATTTGAATGGACGAATGGATCTCACACAAGCGGAAGCAGTTCTGGATGTCATTCAGGCTAAAACCGGGTTGCAGAGCAGGTTTGCAGTTTCCGCCCTTAAAGGCGAGTTAGGCGGTCAGATTGAAAAAGTACGAGTCAGTCTGGTTGAACTTCTTTCGCGAATTGTGGCCGGATTGGATTTTCCAGATGAAGTTGGCGACCTGCCCCTGGACGATCTGGAAAAAATCGTGCAAGAGGCGGTCAGTGAACTGAAGGTGCTTTTGAACACCGCACGCTCCGGACGATTTTTGCGAGAAGGGGTTCGGGTTGCTATAGCCGGCAAACCGAACGCAGGCAAATCGAGTTTGCTCAATCAGCTGCTCAAATTCGAAAGAGCCATAGTCACAGACGTACCCGGCACGACGCGAGACTCGCTGGAAGAACTGCTGGACATAAACGGCATTCCGGTCTTATTGATAGACACTGCAGGAATTCGCTCTACCGAAGATCAAGTTGAACAAATTGGCATCGAACGCACGCGAAAAGCAATCGCACAATCAGATCTCGTCCTCTTGGTTACCGACGTGCTCACAGGCTGGACTGAAGATGACCAGCTCGTGCTGGACATCGTAGATGACCGCCCCCACATCACTCTGGCCAATAAAGTAGATGCGCAGCCGAATTTTCAGGTTTCAGACCTATATAAAAGCAATGCTCAATGCCTTGGAAGAACTGCCATATCTGCTAAAACTGGCAGTGGCATCGAGACGCTCAATGAAATAATCGAAAAGTGGGTCTTCAATGATCAGCAGTTAAAAGATGCTGGAGGCTCATTGAATGCCCGACAGGGCGAACTTTGCGAGCGGGCCTTGCGTTCCCTTGCCCTCGTACAGGAAACGGCAGAGAACGACATGCCCCAGGATTGTCTGGCTACAGATTTAAAAATGGCCATCGACAGCCTTTACGAAATGAGCGGGGAAATGGTTTCAGAAGCGATAATAACGAACGTTTTCGCCAAGTTTTGCATAGGGAAATAA
- the truB gene encoding tRNA pseudouridine(55) synthase TruB, producing the protein MAEQKKPFGFINVHKPTGITSHDVINKLRRLLNIKQIGHGGTLDPLAEGVLPVAAGAACRLLRFLPQDKTYVAEILLGLKTTTDDIEGDTIRSDDISTITNEQIETALKQFHGEIDQVPPNYSAIHVDGKRAYDLARAGNTTLEIKPRRVSITSLEVLKIELPIVKVRISCSSGTYIRSIARDLGETLGCGATLKTLLREQAGLFRLETSLTLDAIADRRNSIDSVVTEPVSILSQTNYFNVLKVSSEIAKKFCMGQIIPIKQFDGVHLDPTKRVLIVHEGQLLALCNISDDELLKPEVVIADGQHKN; encoded by the coding sequence GTGGCTGAGCAGAAAAAACCTTTTGGATTCATCAACGTCCATAAACCGACCGGGATCACTTCGCATGATGTGATCAACAAGCTGCGTCGCCTGCTCAACATCAAACAAATCGGACACGGCGGCACGCTCGATCCGCTCGCTGAAGGCGTCTTGCCTGTAGCAGCCGGAGCAGCGTGCCGCTTGCTACGCTTTCTGCCTCAAGACAAAACCTACGTAGCAGAAATACTGCTGGGGCTGAAAACAACCACTGATGATATCGAAGGCGATACCATTCGGTCGGACGACATCAGCACAATTACAAACGAGCAAATCGAAACCGCGCTCAAACAGTTCCATGGTGAGATCGATCAGGTGCCGCCCAACTACAGTGCCATACACGTAGACGGCAAGAGAGCCTACGATCTGGCACGAGCCGGCAACACAACGCTTGAAATAAAGCCGCGCCGCGTCAGCATCACCAGCCTGGAAGTGCTGAAGATTGAACTGCCCATAGTTAAGGTGAGAATTTCATGTTCCAGCGGCACCTACATCCGTTCGATTGCTCGAGATCTGGGTGAGACACTGGGATGCGGCGCGACGCTGAAGACTCTTTTGCGGGAGCAAGCAGGACTTTTCAGACTGGAAACGTCACTGACACTGGACGCTATTGCCGACAGAAGAAATTCAATTGACAGCGTCGTCACCGAACCGGTATCTATATTGAGTCAAACCAATTACTTCAATGTCTTGAAGGTAAGCAGCGAAATCGCAAAAAAGTTCTGTATGGGGCAAATCATTCCGATCAAACAATTCGACGGCGTTCATCTGGATCCGACAAAACGAGTTTTGATCGTACACGAGGGACAACTACTTGCTCTTTGCAATATATCTGACGACGAGTTACTCAAACCTGAAGTTGTAATTGCAGATGGACAGCATAAAAATTGA
- the thrS gene encoding threonine--tRNA ligase: MPASKGVTMSQVETKQGEITVNLPDGSQKTIPQGSTGADLAKSIAQGLFKKAVGLQINGETRDLYTPLTDGDTVKILKADDSDSVELLRHSTAHVMAQAVQKLFPQAKIAIGPTIEDGFYYDFEIPGHTLSTDDLSKIEAEMTAIANSNQTIERYAIPDVDKQLSEFKTQGEKFKAELLEEHKDHNPTLYLMKDKDGKTIWNDLCRGPHLPNTGVIKNFKLLKVSGSYWRGDEKKDHLQRIYATAFWTKDDLNAYLLRLEEAEKRDHRRLSKQLDLFSTHEEVGPGLVFWHPNLATVRNTIEDFWRAEHRKRGYDFVYTPHIASEELYKISGHLESYGENMYSAMDIDGQPYRAKPMNCPGHIMIYKSKLRSYRDLPLRFAELGTVYRYERSGVLHGMLRVRGFTQDDSHIFCTPDQLESEINGILDLIDTLMTTFGYTYKAYLATRPADSKLGTDEEWTFATNALEAAMKKRNLKYEVDEGGGAFYAPKIDIKLFDAIGREWQGPTVQVDLNLPTRFDVNFVGEDGNRHKVIMVHRAVLGSMERFCGGLIEHYAGVFPVWLAPTQVTILPIADRHAERAAMIAKELKGDDIRVHLDERSETLKYRIREAQVQQVPYMLVIGDSEVATGQVAVRHRRLDDLGAMPLEDFIKRLRAEIKTKEH; the protein is encoded by the coding sequence ATGCCGGCATCGAAAGGAGTAACTATGTCGCAGGTAGAAACGAAACAAGGGGAGATTACTGTAAACCTACCGGATGGGTCGCAAAAGACCATTCCACAGGGTTCTACAGGAGCAGATCTGGCCAAATCGATTGCCCAGGGTCTGTTTAAGAAAGCGGTCGGGCTGCAAATCAACGGTGAAACCCGGGACCTCTACACCCCACTCACAGACGGCGACACAGTCAAGATCCTCAAGGCTGACGATAGTGATTCAGTAGAACTGCTGCGTCACTCGACCGCTCACGTCATGGCACAAGCCGTACAAAAGCTTTTCCCGCAAGCCAAGATCGCCATTGGACCGACTATTGAAGACGGCTTCTATTACGATTTTGAAATTCCGGGTCATACCCTCTCAACTGATGATCTTTCCAAGATTGAAGCTGAGATGACTGCTATTGCCAACTCGAATCAAACGATCGAACGATACGCGATTCCTGACGTCGATAAGCAGCTTTCCGAATTCAAGACACAAGGCGAAAAGTTCAAAGCTGAACTTCTCGAAGAGCACAAAGATCACAATCCAACTCTGTACTTGATGAAAGACAAAGACGGAAAGACGATCTGGAACGACCTGTGTCGCGGGCCTCACTTGCCCAATACCGGCGTGATCAAGAACTTCAAACTCTTGAAGGTCTCTGGATCTTATTGGCGCGGTGATGAGAAGAAGGATCATCTGCAGCGCATTTATGCCACAGCTTTCTGGACTAAAGACGATCTCAATGCTTACTTGCTCCGCCTTGAAGAAGCAGAAAAGCGCGACCACAGAAGATTATCGAAACAACTGGATCTTTTCTCGACTCATGAAGAAGTCGGACCAGGTCTCGTCTTCTGGCATCCCAACCTTGCCACCGTGCGCAATACCATTGAGGATTTCTGGAGAGCAGAGCATCGCAAACGCGGATACGACTTCGTCTATACACCGCACATCGCCAGCGAAGAGCTGTACAAGATAAGCGGTCACCTGGAAAGCTACGGCGAAAATATGTACTCGGCGATGGATATCGACGGTCAGCCTTACCGCGCCAAACCGATGAATTGCCCGGGTCATATCATGATCTACAAGTCCAAGCTGAGAAGCTACCGAGACCTGCCACTGCGTTTTGCGGAGCTGGGAACGGTATATCGCTACGAGCGTTCAGGTGTGCTGCACGGCATGCTGCGTGTGCGCGGATTTACACAAGACGACTCGCACATCTTCTGCACGCCGGATCAATTGGAAAGCGAAATTAACGGCATTCTCGATTTGATCGACACTCTTATGACCACTTTCGGATACACATACAAAGCGTATCTGGCCACTCGCCCGGCCGACAGCAAACTGGGCACAGACGAAGAGTGGACTTTCGCGACCAACGCGCTCGAAGCGGCGATGAAAAAACGCAACCTCAAGTACGAAGTCGACGAAGGTGGCGGCGCCTTCTACGCACCGAAAATCGACATCAAGTTGTTTGATGCGATTGGACGTGAATGGCAGGGTCCAACCGTTCAGGTCGACTTGAATCTGCCTACCCGCTTTGACGTCAACTTCGTTGGAGAGGACGGCAATCGCCACAAAGTAATCATGGTGCACAGAGCTGTTCTAGGTTCAATGGAGCGCTTCTGCGGCGGCTTGATTGAGCACTACGCCGGAGTCTTCCCTGTGTGGCTGGCGCCTACACAGGTAACTATCTTGCCGATTGCAGACCGTCATGCAGAGCGCGCAGCCATGATTGCAAAAGAGTTGAAAGGCGACGACATTCGCGTTCATCTCGACGAACGCTCCGAGACACTCAAATATCGCATCCGCGAAGCGCAAGTGCAGCAGGTGCCGTATATGCTTGTTATCGGCGACAGCGAAGTAGCAACCGGTCAGGTGGCTGTAAGACACCGAAGACTGGATGACCTCGGCGCCATGCCGCTTGAAGATTTCATCAAGCGACTGAGAGCCGAGATCAAAACCAAAGAACACTAG
- the rbfA gene encoding 30S ribosome-binding factor RbfA encodes MSTQRALRVSQSIKRELSDMIRRDLQDERISGLVSITDVECTQDCRSARVFISIFGDEEVRAKTMEALNAKVGFIRGELCRRLGLRFAPELHLKLDDSLERGSKVTDLLGKISRGEV; translated from the coding sequence ATGTCTACTCAACGGGCACTAAGAGTTTCCCAGTCAATCAAACGCGAACTCTCCGACATGATTCGCCGCGACCTGCAAGACGAGCGCATCAGCGGTCTCGTTTCTATTACCGACGTGGAATGTACTCAAGACTGCAGATCAGCCAGAGTATTCATTTCCATTTTTGGTGATGAAGAGGTTCGCGCGAAAACCATGGAAGCTCTCAACGCAAAAGTCGGTTTCATCCGCGGCGAATTATGTCGCCGGCTGGGACTGAGATTTGCTCCGGAGCTTCATCTCAAACTCGATGACTCGCTTGAACGCGGATCAAAAGTGACAGACTTGCTTGGCAAGATTTCGCGCGGTGAAGTTTAA
- a CDS encoding translation initiation factor IF-2: MNDRVRVYELARQMNIPNEDVITTLRELGHDIKSHSSTVDKVAVGQLISALNKKKQQPEKAETKAKGAKTAGATGATKAAAKAPVAPPPPVVKPRVLARYRRPDAPGTEAPLQEVAEVTPAATAVAAVVAPPEVEEETIQEPASNPAAVEAPVANNGGQAVQTPPTVASTSAPIEAPATAPVVAEAEKPESDPIQPAAETATEEIETQKGDKAEPKVEQNENDTDSYLPPFSGQAVKPMAPSVPVRIAAPSQRATPPRPPKSHRPTPSERHAQKKDDRSRPAAVAPVEVPRVITLTNSLTVKELAEKMNVPDTEVIKRLFMRGFPRTVNQTVEYELAKDLAIEMEYEVLSEDLEALTAPDPVEPELSPEEQASLVLRPPVVTIMGHVDHGKTSLLDAIRQTKFLLTESEAGGITQHIGAYHVEVESEDGTMRQIVFLDTPGHEAFTAMRARGAKATDIAILVVAADDGVMPQTIEAIDHAKAAGVPIIVAVNKIDKADAEPDRVLSQLMEHGLLPDKFGGETVTVNVSAKKRTGLDELLEMILLVADIQDLKANPDKPATGVIIEAELSRGKGAVATALVENGTLREGDYIVAGSKSGRVRALFDDRGQRVKAAGPSMPVEVLGLDEVPQAGDRFEVVSDVHASKVLIEQRKLGQVERKAHHVSLESLHEMLTKGEVKDLNVIVKADVQGTAEAIAEQVKKLSGNEVAVRVLRTASGDISENDVNLAASSEAIIIGFNVNPDQNARQVAEVAGVDIRTYNIIYQITDDLEKAIQGLIQPVRKEVKIGVAEVRQIFKFGKQLMIGGCMVIEGKVQRGCIAKIERNGQIVHEGKLDTLKRFKDDVKEVAQGFECGMSFEKFSDLQEGDKINAYVIQESKGEITR; encoded by the coding sequence ATGAACGATCGTGTTCGCGTATACGAGCTTGCGAGACAAATGAACATCCCTAACGAGGATGTCATTACTACTTTGCGCGAACTCGGTCACGACATCAAAAGCCATTCCAGCACCGTAGACAAAGTAGCAGTAGGTCAACTCATTTCAGCTCTAAATAAGAAGAAACAGCAACCCGAAAAGGCAGAAACAAAAGCCAAGGGTGCGAAAACAGCCGGCGCGACTGGCGCGACGAAAGCTGCCGCAAAAGCACCGGTTGCTCCGCCGCCGCCGGTAGTCAAACCCCGCGTTCTGGCGAGATATCGTCGACCTGATGCTCCCGGCACAGAAGCACCGCTGCAAGAAGTGGCCGAAGTTACTCCGGCAGCAACCGCTGTCGCGGCAGTTGTCGCCCCGCCGGAAGTCGAAGAAGAAACAATACAAGAGCCAGCCAGCAATCCTGCAGCGGTGGAAGCACCGGTTGCAAATAATGGCGGTCAAGCAGTTCAAACACCACCAACAGTGGCATCCACGAGTGCACCAATAGAAGCACCCGCAACCGCACCTGTTGTCGCTGAAGCAGAGAAACCCGAATCTGATCCAATTCAGCCAGCGGCCGAAACAGCCACTGAAGAAATCGAAACGCAAAAGGGCGATAAGGCAGAACCTAAAGTTGAACAGAACGAAAACGATACTGATAGCTACTTGCCACCATTCAGTGGTCAGGCGGTGAAACCCATGGCACCATCAGTACCGGTAAGAATTGCAGCACCATCCCAGCGTGCTACCCCTCCGCGCCCTCCGAAATCGCACCGCCCAACACCATCCGAGCGTCATGCTCAGAAAAAGGATGATCGCTCTCGTCCTGCTGCGGTTGCGCCTGTCGAGGTGCCAAGAGTAATTACTTTGACAAATTCACTGACAGTCAAAGAGCTGGCAGAAAAAATGAACGTACCCGACACTGAAGTGATCAAGCGTCTCTTCATGCGCGGCTTCCCCCGCACCGTCAATCAGACGGTCGAGTATGAACTGGCCAAAGACCTGGCAATAGAAATGGAATATGAAGTGCTTTCAGAAGACCTGGAAGCCTTGACTGCTCCAGACCCTGTCGAGCCAGAGCTTTCACCTGAAGAACAAGCATCGCTGGTATTGAGACCGCCTGTCGTCACCATCATGGGTCACGTCGACCACGGTAAAACAAGTTTGCTCGACGCAATTCGGCAGACAAAGTTTTTGCTCACCGAATCAGAAGCTGGTGGTATCACCCAGCACATCGGTGCCTATCACGTCGAAGTCGAGTCTGAAGACGGCACGATGCGTCAGATTGTCTTCTTAGACACTCCCGGTCACGAGGCGTTTACCGCCATGCGAGCCCGTGGAGCCAAAGCGACGGACATCGCTATCCTTGTAGTTGCGGCAGACGACGGTGTCATGCCTCAGACCATCGAAGCTATCGACCACGCGAAAGCAGCCGGTGTACCTATCATCGTTGCCGTCAACAAAATCGATAAAGCTGACGCTGAGCCAGATCGCGTCCTCAGCCAATTGATGGAACACGGTCTTTTGCCTGACAAATTCGGCGGCGAAACCGTTACCGTAAATGTTTCAGCCAAAAAACGCACTGGTCTCGATGAGCTTCTGGAAATGATTCTGCTTGTCGCAGACATTCAAGACTTGAAAGCCAATCCTGACAAACCAGCTACCGGTGTCATTATCGAAGCAGAACTTTCCAGAGGAAAGGGCGCCGTTGCCACGGCACTCGTAGAAAATGGCACGCTGCGCGAAGGTGATTACATAGTCGCCGGCAGTAAATCAGGCAGAGTGAGAGCACTTTTTGACGATCGCGGTCAGCGCGTCAAAGCAGCTGGTCCATCAATGCCTGTAGAAGTGCTTGGTCTTGATGAAGTGCCGCAAGCCGGTGACAGATTCGAAGTTGTATCAGATGTGCATGCATCGAAAGTTCTTATCGAGCAGCGCAAACTTGGTCAGGTGGAGCGCAAGGCGCATCACGTCAGCCTGGAATCTCTGCACGAGATGTTGACCAAAGGCGAAGTGAAAGACCTGAACGTGATTGTCAAAGCAGACGTACAAGGTACGGCAGAAGCAATCGCAGAGCAAGTCAAAAAACTGTCAGGCAACGAAGTTGCTGTGCGCGTTCTTCGCACCGCATCTGGTGACATCTCCGAAAATGACGTCAACCTGGCGGCATCATCAGAAGCAATCATCATCGGCTTCAACGTCAATCCAGACCAGAATGCCAGACAGGTTGCAGAAGTAGCTGGTGTCGACATCAGAACCTACAACATCATTTATCAGATTACCGACGATCTGGAAAAGGCTATTCAAGGTCTGATTCAACCGGTACGCAAGGAAGTGAAGATAGGCGTTGCCGAAGTTCGCCAGATCTTCAAGTTTGGCAAGCAGCTGATGATCGGCGGTTGCATGGTGATCGAAGGCAAAGTACAGCGTGGATGTATCGCCAAGATCGAGCGCAACGGTCAAATCGTTCACGAAGGAAAACTCGACACTCTGAAGCGCTTCAAAGACGACGTCAAGGAAGTTGCTCAAGGATTCGAATGCGGCATGAGCTTCGAGAAATTCTCGGACCTGCAAGAAGGCGACAAAATCAACGCCTACGTCATTCAAGAATCCAAGGGCGAGATCACTCGTTAA